The following are from one region of the Paenibacillus sp. genome:
- a CDS encoding phytanoyl-CoA dioxygenase family protein, with protein sequence MIDDVRAVPREKIEFYRENGFVQIDDVLSPAELEELREYLSETMGAEGGRSTATDREGGAYYKVLNQRVNTWRDHGGMARFVLGGRFAHIGKQLTGFDGIRLFHDHALYKMPGDSKPTPWHQDWPYWPMRETGAFSMWLALDDVDESNGCMMFVPKSQRIKNLKSVSLVTPEDIFGQAGAEAADRNTAVVVRMKAGSCTFHDGLTFHYAHANTTDRPRRALAIIFMADGTTYSGASHLCTDGLGFAAGDVLKGGLFPKLA encoded by the coding sequence ATGATCGATGACGTTCGCGCGGTGCCGCGGGAGAAAATCGAGTTTTATCGGGAAAACGGGTTCGTTCAAATCGACGACGTGCTGTCGCCGGCCGAGTTGGAAGAGCTAAGGGAGTATTTGTCCGAGACGATGGGCGCCGAGGGAGGCCGCTCCACCGCGACCGATCGGGAGGGCGGCGCCTACTACAAGGTGCTGAACCAGCGGGTCAACACGTGGCGCGATCATGGGGGCATGGCGCGGTTCGTGCTCGGCGGGCGGTTCGCGCACATCGGGAAGCAGCTGACCGGGTTCGATGGCATCCGGCTGTTTCACGATCACGCGCTGTACAAGATGCCCGGGGATTCGAAGCCGACGCCATGGCACCAAGATTGGCCGTATTGGCCGATGCGGGAGACGGGGGCGTTCTCGATGTGGCTCGCGCTCGACGACGTGGACGAGTCGAACGGCTGCATGATGTTCGTGCCGAAGAGCCAGCGGATCAAAAATTTAAAGAGCGTCAGTCTCGTGACGCCCGAGGATATTTTCGGCCAAGCCGGCGCCGAGGCGGCGGACCGGAACACGGCCGTCGTCGTGCGCATGAAGGCGGGCAGCTGCACGTTCCACGACGGGCTGACGTTCCATTACGCGCATGCGAATACGACCGACCGGCCGAGACGCGCGCTCGCGATCATTTTCATGGCGGACGGCACGACGTACAGCGGCGCATCGCATCTGTGCACGGACGGACTCGGTTTCGCGGCCGGCGACGTCTTAAAAGGCGGGCTGTTTCCGAAGCTGGCGTGA
- a CDS encoding AraC family transcriptional regulator has translation MEIGTLNELHPVVNFASRDVANAGECWGPRFIPDFQLFYVVSGETELTVGSERHVLRPGEAGIYGPDVPHRLRVTAQTDYFSLHFSWSGPSAVPVHPAYAIREAGELESARSRPPYRLDCPGFGAVRLPHVVSPTGAEPLLMRIVKEYRAERPGYALALRALLAELLLLLVRQLLEGGASNRAGKTDPALHAMREQPAKAWTVTELAALCGYHPSYFTQLFSREQGKNPKQFLIDERIQQAKRALLRGESIDSIAERLGYGSIHYFSSNFKKETGLTPSEFRQRPGRAGS, from the coding sequence ATGGAGATCGGCACGTTGAACGAATTGCATCCCGTCGTCAATTTCGCGAGCCGGGACGTCGCGAACGCGGGGGAATGTTGGGGTCCGCGGTTCATCCCGGATTTTCAACTGTTTTACGTCGTTTCGGGCGAGACGGAGCTGACGGTCGGCTCGGAGCGGCACGTCCTTCGTCCGGGGGAGGCCGGCATTTACGGGCCCGATGTGCCGCATCGGCTGCGGGTGACGGCGCAAACCGACTACTTCAGTCTCCATTTTTCGTGGAGCGGGCCGTCGGCCGTTCCCGTCCATCCGGCGTACGCCATTCGCGAGGCCGGGGAGCTTGAATCCGCTCGAAGCCGGCCGCCGTACCGGCTCGATTGCCCGGGCTTCGGCGCCGTCCGGCTGCCGCATGTCGTTTCCCCGACGGGGGCGGAGCCGCTGCTGATGCGGATCGTGAAGGAGTACCGGGCGGAGCGGCCGGGGTACGCGCTGGCGCTCCGGGCGCTGCTCGCGGAGCTGCTGCTTCTGCTCGTGCGCCAGCTGCTGGAGGGCGGCGCGTCGAACCGCGCCGGCAAAACCGATCCCGCGCTGCATGCGATGCGGGAGCAGCCGGCGAAAGCGTGGACGGTGACGGAGCTGGCCGCGCTGTGCGGCTACCACCCGAGCTATTTCACGCAGCTGTTTTCCCGCGAGCAGGGAAAGAATCCGAAGCAGTTTCTGATCGACGAGCGAATCCAGCAGGCGAAGCGAGCGCTGCTGCGCGGGGAGAGCATCGACTCGATCGCGGAGCGGCTCGGTTACGGCAGCATTCATTATTTCAGCAGCAATTTCAAGAAGGAGACGGGGCTTACGCCGAGCGAATTTCGGCAGCGCCCCGGCCGCGCGGGATCATAA